The following coding sequences are from one Salinicoccus sp. Bachu38 window:
- the hpaE gene encoding 5-carboxymethyl-2-hydroxymuconate semialdehyde dehydrogenase — MANQQTQSVADQHTKLAKELQDVKLYIDGKFVDAEDNGTFENISPFTNETMNNIASGQAADIDKAVKAAHKAFKGEWGKMKQSERLDYVYKIGDLIEEHVEEIALLEALDTGLPLSQTKKQVSRSANNFRFYADTVKSQMYGETYQVDDEFVNYTVRTPVGVAGLITPWNAPFMLETWKIAPALATGNTVVLKPAEWSPLTANRMAEIIDQAGLPDGVFNIVHGFGETAGDALVKHKDVKLISFTGETTTGSTIMKNGADTLKRFSMELGGKSPIIVFSDADLDRALDAATWGVFSFNGERCTANSRLYLHEDIAEDFVAKLKQRVENIRVGDPLDESTQVGPLIKTEHYENVKSYIEIAKEEGCEVVSGHIPEELSRGNYVAPTMLLNAENDMRVVQEEIFGPVIAVMTFKDEEEVIEKANDVEYGLAGYVWTNDIKRGHRVAHAVESGMLWVNAQNVRDLRTPFGGSKNSGIGREGGYYAFEFYTEQKIIHVAIGDHHIPQFGI, encoded by the coding sequence GTGGCAAACCAACAAACACAATCAGTAGCAGATCAACATACGAAACTCGCCAAGGAGCTTCAGGATGTGAAGCTATACATCGATGGAAAGTTTGTAGACGCTGAAGATAATGGCACCTTTGAAAATATCAGTCCTTTCACGAACGAAACGATGAACAATATCGCCTCAGGACAGGCTGCAGATATTGACAAGGCTGTCAAAGCAGCGCATAAAGCATTCAAAGGGGAATGGGGCAAGATGAAACAGTCGGAGCGCCTGGATTATGTCTACAAGATCGGCGACCTGATTGAAGAGCATGTAGAAGAGATAGCATTGCTTGAGGCGCTGGATACCGGACTGCCATTAAGCCAGACAAAGAAGCAGGTTTCTCGCTCCGCGAACAACTTCAGGTTCTATGCTGATACTGTAAAAAGCCAAATGTACGGTGAAACATATCAGGTTGATGACGAGTTCGTCAATTATACTGTGCGTACGCCTGTAGGTGTGGCTGGACTCATCACTCCTTGGAATGCGCCATTCATGCTTGAAACATGGAAGATCGCCCCTGCTCTCGCTACTGGCAATACAGTTGTATTGAAGCCGGCAGAGTGGTCGCCGCTGACTGCAAACCGCATGGCAGAAATCATCGATCAGGCCGGCTTGCCGGATGGTGTATTCAATATAGTACATGGTTTTGGTGAAACAGCAGGAGATGCATTGGTCAAACACAAAGACGTAAAACTCATTTCCTTTACAGGAGAAACAACTACAGGTTCCACCATCATGAAAAATGGTGCTGACACGCTGAAGCGTTTTTCCATGGAACTTGGAGGCAAATCCCCGATCATCGTCTTCTCGGATGCCGACTTGGACCGCGCGCTCGATGCAGCAACATGGGGTGTCTTCTCATTCAACGGGGAGCGATGCACAGCGAACTCCAGACTTTATCTGCATGAAGATATCGCGGAAGATTTCGTTGCAAAGCTGAAGCAGCGTGTTGAAAACATCAGGGTGGGCGATCCACTGGATGAATCCACACAAGTTGGGCCGCTCATCAAGACCGAGCATTATGAAAATGTGAAGAGCTACATTGAAATAGCGAAAGAAGAAGGCTGTGAGGTCGTGAGCGGGCATATTCCTGAGGAGTTGAGCCGTGGGAATTATGTAGCACCAACAATGCTGCTGAATGCCGAAAATGATATGAGGGTGGTACAGGAAGAAATATTTGGTCCTGTCATTGCTGTCATGACTTTCAAAGATGAAGAAGAAGTCATTGAAAAGGCGAATGATGTCGAGTATGGCCTGGCCGGATATGTATGGACCAATGATATCAAACGTGGACACCGCGTCGCGCACGCTGTCGAATCCGGTATGCTTTGGGTAAATGCCCAGAATGTCCGTGATTTGAGGACACCGTTTGGCGGGTCCAAGAACAGCGGTATCGGACGTGAAGGCGGGTACTACGCTTTTGAATTCTATACAGAACAGAAAATCATCCATGTAGCAATTGGAGACCACCATATTCCACAATTCGGAATTTAA
- a CDS encoding GntR family transcriptional regulator gives MSKKQKAYEYIKIRIIEGIYAPGQRIVINQLLNELSTSAIPIREAVMQLEAEGLIKYQQNIGPVVTPIDESAYADTLSTLAIMEGYATALSKDAITGDVIEELSHLNRQMEAALETMDFSKYGELNHTFHELTYSVCPNRYLVEEIKKTWLRLDSIRISGSTLNIERARQSIAEHAHIISLIGGEGDFQEIEMTVREHKLNTIKAFHEKKHSTRGTTFI, from the coding sequence ATGAGTAAAAAACAAAAGGCTTATGAGTATATCAAGATTAGAATAATTGAGGGTATCTACGCTCCAGGACAACGTATTGTCATCAACCAGCTCCTCAATGAGCTGTCAACGAGTGCGATACCAATCCGTGAAGCTGTTATGCAATTGGAAGCTGAGGGGCTGATTAAATATCAGCAGAATATAGGACCGGTCGTCACACCCATAGACGAAAGTGCCTATGCAGATACATTATCAACCTTGGCAATCATGGAAGGATATGCAACAGCTTTAAGCAAAGATGCAATTACAGGCGACGTGATTGAAGAGTTATCACATTTGAATAGGCAGATGGAGGCTGCCCTGGAAACCATGGATTTTTCAAAGTATGGAGAGTTGAACCATACGTTTCATGAGCTCACCTACAGCGTATGCCCAAATCGCTATTTGGTGGAGGAAATAAAAAAGACTTGGTTAAGACTGGATAGTATAAGGATTTCGGGCTCGACGCTCAATATTGAAAGAGCCCGTCAATCCATCGCCGAACATGCCCATATAATTTCATTGATAGGCGGAGAAGGGGATTTTCAGGAAATTGAGATGACGGTCAGAGAGCACAAACTTAATACCATCAAAGCCTTCCACGAGAAAAAACATTCAACCAGAGGTACAACTTTCATCTAG
- a CDS encoding flavin reductase family protein, with product MDSREFRNAMGRFATGVTVITSSDGTENYGMTANAFMSVSLEPKLITISVDNKANILNKIKTSGQFAVSFLSDEQQDISMHFAGQKKKDDPIEFDEIEGVPTIRGSLASVVCDVDQSIVVGDHTIFIGKVLDLKLSEGQPLTFFCGRYGKYQENIHV from the coding sequence ATGGATAGCAGAGAATTCCGCAATGCAATGGGCAGGTTTGCTACTGGTGTAACTGTAATCACGTCGAGTGATGGTACAGAGAATTATGGTATGACGGCAAATGCATTCATGTCCGTATCACTTGAACCAAAGTTGATTACGATTTCAGTAGATAACAAAGCGAACATTTTGAACAAAATCAAAACCTCGGGACAATTTGCAGTCAGTTTCCTTTCTGATGAGCAACAGGACATCTCAATGCATTTTGCAGGTCAGAAAAAGAAAGATGATCCGATTGAATTTGATGAGATTGAAGGTGTGCCGACCATAAGAGGGTCCCTCGCCTCTGTAGTGTGTGATGTCGACCAGTCCATAGTTGTAGGGGATCATACGATATTCATCGGAAAAGTCCTGGACTTGAAATTGTCGGAGGGCCAACCACTCACATTCTTCTGTGGAAGGTATGGAAAGTATCAGGAAAATATCCACGTATAA
- a CDS encoding FAD synthetase family protein, producing MEVIHLDHSAIPTIKEEHVMAIGFFDGVHLGHQKLLDEARDLAERKGCKFSVMTFSPHPSEVIRKDSDFQYLMTLPQKVAKMERLGVDTLFITKFDLNFASLQPTEFVQQYIRDINVCHVVVGFDFTFGFKAQGNTELLKRECSNEPWGVSIIPKKKCDEEKISSTRLRSMVKAGDFSSIPECLGEYYSIRVKIGVQKTSCHYTVHTDPKITLPASGIYDVEVRTPQGMRYGLLQVHEEKGFELSVLSPLGYSKDGYEMMFIGRSRKAKGKTIERMEEIVYG from the coding sequence ATGGAAGTGATCCATCTTGACCATTCAGCAATACCGACCATAAAAGAGGAACATGTCATGGCCATCGGTTTTTTTGACGGTGTCCATCTGGGTCATCAGAAACTCTTGGATGAGGCGCGGGATCTGGCTGAGAGGAAAGGGTGCAAGTTTTCTGTCATGACCTTCAGCCCACATCCCAGTGAAGTGATCAGAAAAGACAGCGACTTCCAGTATCTTATGACTTTGCCGCAAAAAGTTGCAAAGATGGAGAGGTTGGGCGTCGACACACTGTTCATTACAAAGTTCGATCTGAACTTCGCATCACTTCAACCAACAGAATTTGTACAGCAGTATATCCGGGATATCAACGTATGCCATGTTGTAGTGGGGTTTGACTTTACTTTTGGATTTAAAGCCCAGGGGAATACCGAACTGTTGAAGCGGGAGTGCTCCAATGAACCCTGGGGAGTCAGTATCATACCGAAGAAAAAATGTGATGAAGAGAAAATCAGCTCCACACGCCTCAGAAGTATGGTGAAGGCAGGCGACTTTTCTTCGATTCCAGAATGCCTCGGAGAGTATTACAGTATTAGGGTAAAGATTGGTGTTCAGAAAACCTCATGCCATTATACTGTCCATACTGATCCGAAAATTACTCTGCCGGCCTCCGGAATCTACGACGTAGAAGTGAGGACACCTCAAGGAATGAGATATGGACTATTGCAAGTACATGAGGAAAAAGGGTTTGAACTCAGTGTACTTTCCCCATTGGGGTACAGTAAAGATGGTTATGAAATGATGTTCATTGGAAGAAGCCGGAAAGCAAAAGGAAAGACGATAGAAAGAATGGAGGAGATTGTATATGGATAG
- the hpaB gene encoding 4-hydroxyphenylacetate 3-monooxygenase, oxygenase component, translated as MPAKTGAQYIENLRKAKNNVYIHGERVEDVTTHPAFKGAVNSMARLYDLQYEKPEKMLYTSPTTGDKVGKTFMVPETVEQLIERREAIMEWQGVTKGLMGRAPDYLNSEVMTMAKAFEFYGQGSNPEFAENARKYAEYARENDISLTHTLIHPQVNRSKMQADQDDANVALHVVEKNDDGVIVSGIRLLATQAGITDEIFVFPSTVVKSGAKDDPYSLAFAIPNNTPGLKYLSRESFDYGKNSYDHPVGSQFEEGDAIVSFDNVLVPWDRVFILEDSDLCNRAFADTSAVVHMSHQVIAKDVAKLEFLLGVTLKLMDSIGIDGFQHVKDKGTEIMLTLENMKSHLYKAEHNAKLDRWGMMTPDFEALNAARNWFPRVYPRMTEILRILGASGLMGIPTYDDFSNDEIGPILNRAMQGKNVEGFERVQLFRLAWDMTMSSFGTRQTHYEYYFFGDPVKMGMAYFDKYDKDSLVKDVDEFLKLQDVKRPNFNATQHV; from the coding sequence ATGCCAGCAAAAACAGGCGCACAGTATATCGAAAATCTTAGAAAAGCAAAGAACAATGTCTACATACACGGTGAACGTGTAGAGGATGTAACGACACATCCAGCATTCAAAGGCGCAGTGAATTCAATGGCCAGACTATATGATCTGCAGTACGAGAAGCCAGAAAAAATGCTCTATACATCACCAACTACAGGAGATAAGGTAGGTAAAACCTTCATGGTGCCTGAAACCGTTGAACAGCTCATTGAAAGACGGGAAGCAATCATGGAATGGCAGGGAGTCACGAAAGGCCTGATGGGTCGTGCGCCTGACTATCTGAACTCCGAAGTCATGACGATGGCCAAGGCATTTGAATTCTACGGCCAGGGGAGCAACCCGGAATTTGCAGAGAATGCGAGAAAGTACGCTGAATATGCAAGAGAGAACGATATCAGTCTGACGCACACGCTCATACATCCTCAGGTCAACCGGTCAAAAATGCAGGCGGACCAGGATGACGCCAACGTAGCGCTGCACGTAGTAGAGAAAAATGATGACGGCGTGATTGTAAGTGGAATCCGTCTCCTGGCTACACAGGCAGGCATCACGGATGAAATTTTCGTCTTCCCGTCCACAGTTGTGAAGAGCGGTGCGAAGGACGATCCATATTCCCTAGCATTTGCAATTCCAAATAATACACCAGGACTCAAATACTTGAGTCGTGAATCCTTCGACTACGGCAAAAACAGCTACGATCATCCAGTAGGTTCCCAGTTTGAGGAGGGCGATGCAATCGTTTCATTCGATAATGTGCTGGTGCCTTGGGACCGCGTCTTCATTCTAGAGGATTCCGACCTGTGTAACCGCGCATTTGCCGATACAAGTGCAGTAGTCCATATGTCCCACCAGGTCATTGCAAAAGATGTGGCAAAACTTGAATTCCTTCTCGGCGTGACTCTGAAACTCATGGATTCCATCGGAATCGACGGCTTCCAGCATGTCAAAGACAAAGGTACGGAAATCATGCTGACACTTGAGAATATGAAGTCCCACCTTTATAAAGCGGAACATAATGCGAAGCTCGATAGATGGGGCATGATGACACCTGATTTTGAGGCGTTGAACGCAGCCAGAAACTGGTTCCCGCGCGTCTATCCACGTATGACGGAAATACTGAGGATCCTCGGGGCTTCCGGACTAATGGGAATCCCGACGTATGATGATTTCTCCAATGATGAAATCGGACCGATCCTTAACCGGGCAATGCAGGGCAAAAATGTTGAAGGATTTGAACGTGTTCAGCTCTTCAGGCTTGCATGGGATATGACAATGAGCTCATTTGGAACTCGTCAGACGCATTATGAATATTACTTCTTCGGTGACCCTGTCAAGATGGGCATGGCATACTTCGATAAGTATGATAAAGATTCCTTAGTTAAGGATGTAGACGAATTCCTCAAGCTGCAAGATGTAAAACGCCCGAACTTCAATGCAACACAACATGTCTAA
- a CDS encoding LysR family transcriptional regulator: MDMKHLKYFYTIAAEGQITRAAKKLHIAQPPLSQSLKNLERDIGTPLFDRNGRRMELTEAGKTLYSRCETLFQLFEETLLEVQDTGEGMKGKLNIGCVKSAFSHIPGKMKEFGKIYPDITFELREGDSASLANDLKNRRIDFAVVRLPLELDEFHHKRLPVEDYVAVLPNEWLVEGDDSTIGMDLLSALPLLLLRRTSGRGQYELILDQLKNFTPSPKVVTMCPDVDMILELVSEGVGATIVPELAYQKHNPGKVKMMKIKEDILHSESAVIWLKERYLSKSAQKFIELFDQENEMD, encoded by the coding sequence ATGGATATGAAGCATCTCAAATATTTCTATACCATTGCCGCTGAAGGGCAGATTACAAGGGCTGCAAAAAAACTTCATATTGCCCAGCCCCCTTTGAGCCAGAGCCTGAAAAATCTTGAACGGGATATCGGCACCCCATTGTTTGACCGCAACGGCAGGCGGATGGAATTGACCGAAGCAGGAAAGACCCTCTATAGCAGATGTGAAACACTCTTTCAACTTTTCGAGGAGACACTACTGGAAGTTCAGGATACTGGCGAAGGCATGAAGGGGAAATTGAATATTGGATGTGTAAAATCAGCATTCTCCCACATTCCCGGGAAAATGAAAGAATTCGGAAAAATTTATCCCGATATAACATTCGAGTTGAGGGAGGGAGACTCCGCCTCCCTGGCCAACGATCTGAAAAACCGCCGGATAGATTTTGCAGTCGTCCGCCTTCCTCTGGAACTCGATGAATTCCACCATAAACGCCTGCCCGTCGAAGACTATGTAGCCGTGCTTCCAAATGAATGGCTTGTCGAAGGCGATGACAGTACGATAGGGATGGACCTACTATCAGCTTTACCTTTATTGCTGCTCAGGCGAACCAGCGGCCGTGGGCAATATGAGCTTATCCTCGACCAGCTTAAAAATTTCACTCCTTCCCCAAAAGTCGTCACCATGTGTCCGGATGTCGATATGATATTGGAACTGGTAAGCGAAGGCGTCGGAGCTACAATTGTTCCGGAACTTGCCTATCAGAAGCACAACCCCGGGAAAGTGAAGATGATGAAGATAAAAGAAGATATTCTCCATTCTGAATCAGCCGTAATCTGGTTGAAAGAAAGGTACTTGTCAAAAAGTGCCCAAAAGTTCATAGAACTCTTCGATCAAGAAAATGAAATGGATTAA
- a CDS encoding GntR family transcriptional regulator, translating to MSKIVKAESLHIQAYHLIKESIMNGKLKPEDRIVEARTAKELGISRGTVREAVRMLIQDGLLLYNDGLVKVYNPSKKDIVDIFECRESLEVLAIRLALKNMGEDTLRRLAQNIEETKKLDASSSELGTYDQEFHTIIIESSDNNHLIKLLEAIKVKIHYMRNCMVGEPFYTSFIEEHQRIYDALSDGDAQRSEKLMSEHVQKALKGVLMHIEA from the coding sequence ATGAGCAAGATTGTAAAAGCCGAGTCCCTCCACATACAGGCCTACCATCTGATTAAGGAATCCATTATGAATGGTAAGCTGAAGCCTGAAGACAGAATCGTCGAAGCGCGGACTGCCAAAGAACTTGGAATAAGCCGTGGGACTGTTAGGGAAGCAGTCCGGATGCTGATCCAGGATGGACTGCTCCTCTATAACGATGGACTGGTAAAGGTTTATAACCCGTCGAAGAAGGATATCGTCGATATCTTTGAATGCCGGGAAAGCCTTGAGGTACTGGCAATTCGTCTCGCGCTAAAAAATATGGGGGAGGATACACTCAGACGGCTTGCACAGAATATCGAAGAAACCAAAAAACTTGATGCTTCCTCCTCTGAGCTCGGGACTTACGACCAGGAATTCCATACGATCATCATAGAGAGCTCCGACAACAATCACCTTATTAAGCTGCTCGAAGCAATCAAGGTGAAGATTCACTATATGAGGAACTGCATGGTCGGAGAACCATTCTATACCTCCTTCATTGAGGAACATCAAAGAATTTACGATGCTCTAAGCGATGGCGACGCACAACGGTCAGAAAAATTGATGAGCGAACATGTTCAAAAAGCCCTAAAAGGTGTATTGATGCATATTGAAGCCTAA
- a CDS encoding thioesterase family protein: MKDSIRTGITHTLEVTVTEEMFPQFHGEVVHPVYSTASMVYHMECASRDLLLPYLDVDEESAGAAVSLTHSAPSPLGSRVVHEAKLVHLTPTRATTEVVSRNAEGIIGKGEVVQAIMPKHTMRNRLAHQKA; this comes from the coding sequence TTGAAGGACAGCATTAGAACAGGCATCACACATACCCTCGAAGTGACAGTAACTGAAGAGATGTTTCCCCAGTTCCATGGAGAAGTCGTACATCCAGTGTATTCAACCGCTTCCATGGTCTACCATATGGAATGCGCATCTCGCGACCTGCTTCTTCCCTACTTGGACGTCGATGAGGAGAGTGCAGGGGCGGCCGTATCACTCACCCACTCTGCCCCTTCACCACTCGGGTCCAGGGTGGTGCATGAAGCCAAACTTGTACATCTCACCCCTACACGTGCTACGACGGAAGTGGTGTCACGTAATGCAGAAGGCATCATCGGCAAGGGGGAGGTCGTCCAGGCGATAATGCCGAAACATACCATGAGAAACAGACTGGCGCATCAGAAGGCATGA
- a CDS encoding Glu/Leu/Phe/Val dehydrogenase dimerization domain-containing protein: protein MEYSKTETKDMFEKIAGHEQVLFCNDPVTGLQAIIAIHDTTLGPALGGTRMYPYESVDAALDDVLKLSEGMTYKCAASGLDFGGGKAVIIADPATDKSPALFRAFGQFVDSLNGRFYTGTDMGTTTDDFVEAFKETHFINGIPEEYGGSGDSSIPTAQGVLYALEATNEHLFNSRELGKRSYAIQGLGKVGYKVAEQLLEAGAKLFVTDINEVALRNIGNYASSTIGELTIVASDEIYGVEADIFVPCAMGGIINENSLKELQVKAVVGSANNQLSDSSMAEKLQKSGILYAPDFIVNAGGLIQVADELYGPNPKRVLAKTKTIYQSLLKIYQQAEMDATTTTEAANQKVTHVLEEQKHRNNFFSRKRRPKWEIRE from the coding sequence ATGGAATACAGTAAAACGGAAACGAAAGACATGTTTGAAAAGATAGCAGGCCATGAGCAGGTGCTTTTCTGCAACGATCCGGTAACGGGACTCCAGGCAATCATTGCCATACATGATACGACCCTCGGGCCCGCCCTGGGCGGCACGCGGATGTATCCATACGAAAGTGTCGATGCCGCTTTGGATGATGTACTTAAGCTTTCAGAAGGCATGACCTATAAATGTGCCGCTTCCGGCCTCGATTTCGGCGGCGGCAAAGCGGTCATCATAGCCGATCCTGCAACCGACAAATCCCCTGCCCTTTTTCGGGCATTCGGTCAGTTCGTCGATTCCTTGAATGGGCGCTTCTATACTGGCACTGATATGGGGACCACAACCGACGATTTTGTGGAGGCCTTCAAGGAGACGCACTTCATCAATGGCATTCCTGAAGAGTACGGTGGCAGTGGGGATTCATCCATCCCTACTGCACAGGGCGTCCTCTATGCACTCGAAGCGACCAACGAGCATCTGTTCAACAGCCGGGAGCTCGGCAAGCGCAGCTATGCCATCCAGGGACTTGGTAAAGTCGGATATAAAGTGGCTGAGCAGTTGCTCGAAGCTGGAGCCAAACTCTTCGTTACAGACATCAATGAGGTAGCGCTCCGCAACATCGGGAATTATGCATCCAGCACCATCGGTGAGCTGACGATCGTGGCCAGCGATGAAATCTATGGTGTTGAAGCCGACATCTTCGTCCCATGTGCAATGGGAGGAATCATCAATGAAAATTCCCTGAAGGAACTGCAGGTGAAGGCGGTGGTCGGCTCGGCAAACAATCAGCTTTCTGATAGTTCCATGGCAGAGAAGCTACAGAAATCCGGCATACTCTATGCGCCTGACTTCATCGTTAATGCAGGGGGACTGATTCAGGTCGCTGATGAACTGTACGGTCCGAATCCAAAACGGGTCCTTGCCAAAACCAAAACCATCTACCAATCGCTTCTGAAGATATACCAGCAGGCGGAAATGGACGCGACAACCACTACCGAAGCTGCCAATCAGAAGGTAACACATGTGCTCGAGGAACAGAAGCACAGGAACAATTTCTTCTCCAGAAAACGTCGTCCAAAATGGGAAATAAGGGAGTGA